From Coffea arabica cultivar ET-39 chromosome 2e, Coffea Arabica ET-39 HiFi, whole genome shotgun sequence, the proteins below share one genomic window:
- the LOC140036388 gene encoding uncharacterized protein: protein MANANRTLKELAAPDVNHQPLCIEYSTLDVNINFKLKSELIQLLPTYHGLSGEDPHKHQKELHIACATFRPQGVSDDQVKLRAFPFSLKDAAKDWLYDLPSRSITTWNAMKEQFLQKYFLVSRTENIRKEIYDIRQFDGETLYEY, encoded by the coding sequence ATGGCTAATGCTAACCGAACTCTAAAGGAATTAGCAGCTCCTGATGTTAATCATCAACCATTGTGTATTGAGTATTCAACTTTGGATGttaatataaattttaagtTGAAGTCTGAACTCATTCAACTGTTGCCCACCTACCATGGATTATCTGGAGAAGATCCTCATAAGCACCAAAAGGAACTTCACATAGCTTGTGCAACTTTCAGACCTCAAGGTGTTTCTGATGATCAAGTGAAGCTGAGggcttttccattttcattgaaAGATGCAGCAAAGGATTGGTTGTATGATTTACCTTCTAGATCAATCACCACTTGGAATGCCATGAAAGAGCAGTTCTTACAGAAATACTTTCTAGTATCAAGAACAGAAAATATAAGAAAGGAAATTTACGATATTCGGCAATTTGATGGAGAAACTCTCTATGAATACTAG